One Vitis riparia cultivar Riparia Gloire de Montpellier isolate 1030 chromosome 4, EGFV_Vit.rip_1.0, whole genome shotgun sequence genomic window carries:
- the LOC117913031 gene encoding protein FAR1-RELATED SEQUENCE 5-like isoform X2 gives MALLFIPTCDTYKHGDDAVDIEHPVDEDDFLDSSAAAVAVCASASAGEVYIPEGDTNLEPYEGMEFESEEAAKAFYNSYARRVGFSTRVSMSRRSRRDGAIIQRSFVCAKEGFRVDKEKPGRDGRVKRPRAETRVGCKAMLVVKIQDSSRWVVSGFVKEHNHELVPPDKVHCLRSHRHVSGAAKSLIDTLQGAGIGPSGIMSALIKEYGGISNVGFTERDCRNYMRSSRQRTLGGDTQLLLDYLRNMQAENPAFVYAVQGDEDQCMSNIFWADPKARMNYTYFGDTVTFDTTYRSNRYRLPFAPFTGVNHHGQPVLFGCALLINESEASFVWLFKTWLAAMSGRPPVSITTDHDRVIRLAVTQVFPVTRHRFCKWHIFKECQEKLSHVLSGHPNFEAELHKCVNLTESIEEFESCWFSLIDRYYLREHEWLQTVFSDRRQWVPVYLRDTFFAEMSITQRSDSMNSYFDGYVNASTTLQLFVKQYEKALESRYEKEVKADYDTINTSPSLKTPSPMEKQAAELYTRKLFMKFQEELVETLTFLATKVEDQDAISIYRVAKFGESHKAYFVRFNVREMKATCSCQMFEFSGLLCRHILTVFRVTNVLTLPSRYVLKRWTRNAKSGVILEERANDLLNSSRESLTVRYNNLRHEALKYVDEGVKTIDIYNVAAAALQEAADKVALVKKNGGRIANVNGAGREDRTTQGNHASASFGDHQWGLEQSPSMDDQDRKIQKLSRQLERARRKCEVYRANLLSVLKDIEEQKLQLSVKVQNIKLGMKD, from the exons ATGGCGTTGTTATTCATCCCTACATGTGATACATACAAGCACG GAGATGACGCCGTCGACATTGAGCATCCCGTTGACGAGGACGATTTTCTCGACTCCTCTGCTGCCGCTGTTGCTGTTTGTGCTTCTGCTTCTGCTGGGGAAGTTTACATCCCCGAAGGAGATACTAACCTTGAACCTTACGAGGGTATGGAATTTGAATCCGAAGAGGCTGCCAAGGCCTTCTACAATTCTTATGCTCGCCGTGTTGGGTTTAGTACTCGTGTCAGCATGTCTCGCCGCTCCAGGCGTGACGGAGCCATCATCCAGAGATCATTCGTCTGTGCGAAAGAGGGTTTTCGTGTTGACAAGGAGAAACCTGGCCGCGACGGCAGAGTGAAGCGCCCCCGTGCTGAAACCAGAGTTGGTTGTAAGGCCATGTTGGTGGTTAAGATTCAAGATTCAAGCAGATGGGTTGTCTCTGGGTTTGTCAAGGAACATAACCATGAGCTGGTCCCTCCTGATAAGGTGCATTGTCTCCGCTCTCACCGCCATGTTTCTGGTGCCGCCAAGTCCTTGATTGATACCTTGCAAGGCGCTGGGATTGGACCCAGTGGGATAATGTCTGCTCTTATTAAAGAATATGGTGGAATTAGCAATGTTGGATTCACAGAGCGTGACTGTAGGAATTACATGAGAAGTAGTCGGCAGAGGACCCTTGGAGGGGATACCCAGCTCCTCTTGGACTATCTAAGGAACATGCAAGCTGAGAACCCGGCCTTTGTCTATGCTGTCCAGGGAGATGAAGATCAGTGCATGAGCAACATCTTCTGGGCTGACCCAAAGGCAAGGATGAACTACACTTACTTTGGTGATACAGTTACCTTTGACACAACATACAGGTCAAACCGGTATCGGTTGCCCTTTGCACCCTTTACAGGAGTGAACCATCATGGACAGCCTGTGTTGTTTGGCTGTGCCCTCCTAATAAATGAATCTGAAGCATCATTTGTTTGGCTATTTAAAACATGGCTTGCAGCAATGTCTGGTCGTCCTCCAGTCTCAATCACTACCGATCATGATCGAGTGATTCGATTGGCCGTTACACAGGTTTTTCCAGTGACCCGTCACCGTTTCTGCAAGTGGCACATCTTTAAGGAATGCCAAGAGAAGTTATCCCATGTGCTTTCCGGACATCCGAATTTTGAAGCAGAACTCCATAAATGTGTAAACCTGACTGAGTCCATTGAAGAGTTTGAATCTTGTTGGTTTTCCCTAATTGATAGATATTACCTCAGGGAACATGAGTGGCTTCAAACAGTTTTTTCTGATCGCCGGCAGTGGGTCCCTGTATACTTGAGGGACACTTTCTTTGCAGAAATGTCCATAACACAACGCAGCGATAGCATGAACTCCTACTTTGATGGGTATGTGAATGCATCAACAACTCTGCAGCTTTTTGTCAAGCAGTATGAGAAGGCTTTGGAAAGTCGCTATGAGAAAGAAGTTAAAGCAGATTATGATACGATTAATACTAGCCCCAGTCTAAAGACCCCATCACCGATGGAGAAACAGGCAGCTGAACTCTACACAAGGAAACTATTTATGAAATTTCAAGAGGAGCTAGTTGAGACTCTTACTTTCTTGGCGACCAAAGTTGAGGATCAGGATGCAATCAGTATCTATCGAGTAGCTAAATTTGGGGAAAGCCATAAAGCTTACTTTGTTAGATTTAATGTTCGAGAGATGAAAGCAACTTGTAGCTGCCAGATGTTTGAGTTCTCTGGCCTACTTTGTAGACATATATTGACAGTCTTCAGGGTGACCAATGTCCTCACTCTACCATCTCGCTATGTTTTGAAGCGATGGACGAGAAATGCCAAGAGTGGCGTCATATTGGAGGAACGAGCCAATGATTTGTTGAATAGTTCCCGAGAATCTCTTACTGTGCGATATAACAATCTTCGTCATGAGGCCCTTAAGTATGTAGATGAAGGTGTGAAAACCATAGACATCTACAATGTGGCAGCGGCTGCTTTACAAGAGGCAGCAGATAAAGTTGCTCTTGTAAAAAAGAATGGTGGGAGAATAGCTAATGTCAATGGAGCTGGCAGAGAAGACCGCACTACTCAGGGAAATCATGCTAGTGCTTCCTTTGGGGATCATCAATGGGGTTTAGAGCAATCTCCATCTATG
- the LOC117913031 gene encoding protein FAR1-RELATED SEQUENCE 5-like isoform X3: MEFEPLSMGNEVIEFDMMGIGDDAVDIEHPVDEDDFLDSSAAAVAVCASASAGEVYIPEGDTNLEPYEGMEFESEEAAKAFYNSYARRVGFSTRVSMSRRSRRDGAIIQRSFVCAKEGFRVDKEKPGRDGRVKRPRAETRVGCKAMLVVKIQDSSRWVVSGFVKEHNHELVPPDKVHCLRSHRHVSGAAKSLIDTLQGAGIGPSGIMSALIKEYGGISNVGFTERDCRNYMRSSRQRTLGGDTQLLLDYLRNMQAENPAFVYAVQGDEDQCMSNIFWADPKARMNYTYFGDTVTFDTTYRSNRYRLPFAPFTGVNHHGQPVLFGCALLINESEASFVWLFKTWLAAMSGRPPVSITTDHDRVIRLAVTQVFPVTRHRFCKWHIFKECQEKLSHVLSGHPNFEAELHKCVNLTESIEEFESCWFSLIDRYYLREHEWLQTVFSDRRQWVPVYLRDTFFAEMSITQRSDSMNSYFDGYVNASTTLQLFVKQYEKALESRYEKEVKADYDTINTSPSLKTPSPMEKQAAELYTRKLFMKFQEELVETLTFLATKVEDQDAISIYRVAKFGESHKAYFVRFNVREMKATCSCQMFEFSGLLCRHILTVFRVTNVLTLPSRYVLKRWTRNAKSGVILEERANDLLNSSRESLTVRYNNLRHEALKYVDEGVKTIDIYNVAAAALQEAADKVALVKKNGGRIANVNGAGREDRTTQGNHASASFGDHQWGLEQSPSMENPETITSAGTCTAKM, encoded by the coding sequence ATGGAGTTCGAACCATTGAGCATGGGTAACGAGGTGATTGAATTCGACATGATGGGGATAGGAGATGACGCCGTCGACATTGAGCATCCCGTTGACGAGGACGATTTTCTCGACTCCTCTGCTGCCGCTGTTGCTGTTTGTGCTTCTGCTTCTGCTGGGGAAGTTTACATCCCCGAAGGAGATACTAACCTTGAACCTTACGAGGGTATGGAATTTGAATCCGAAGAGGCTGCCAAGGCCTTCTACAATTCTTATGCTCGCCGTGTTGGGTTTAGTACTCGTGTCAGCATGTCTCGCCGCTCCAGGCGTGACGGAGCCATCATCCAGAGATCATTCGTCTGTGCGAAAGAGGGTTTTCGTGTTGACAAGGAGAAACCTGGCCGCGACGGCAGAGTGAAGCGCCCCCGTGCTGAAACCAGAGTTGGTTGTAAGGCCATGTTGGTGGTTAAGATTCAAGATTCAAGCAGATGGGTTGTCTCTGGGTTTGTCAAGGAACATAACCATGAGCTGGTCCCTCCTGATAAGGTGCATTGTCTCCGCTCTCACCGCCATGTTTCTGGTGCCGCCAAGTCCTTGATTGATACCTTGCAAGGCGCTGGGATTGGACCCAGTGGGATAATGTCTGCTCTTATTAAAGAATATGGTGGAATTAGCAATGTTGGATTCACAGAGCGTGACTGTAGGAATTACATGAGAAGTAGTCGGCAGAGGACCCTTGGAGGGGATACCCAGCTCCTCTTGGACTATCTAAGGAACATGCAAGCTGAGAACCCGGCCTTTGTCTATGCTGTCCAGGGAGATGAAGATCAGTGCATGAGCAACATCTTCTGGGCTGACCCAAAGGCAAGGATGAACTACACTTACTTTGGTGATACAGTTACCTTTGACACAACATACAGGTCAAACCGGTATCGGTTGCCCTTTGCACCCTTTACAGGAGTGAACCATCATGGACAGCCTGTGTTGTTTGGCTGTGCCCTCCTAATAAATGAATCTGAAGCATCATTTGTTTGGCTATTTAAAACATGGCTTGCAGCAATGTCTGGTCGTCCTCCAGTCTCAATCACTACCGATCATGATCGAGTGATTCGATTGGCCGTTACACAGGTTTTTCCAGTGACCCGTCACCGTTTCTGCAAGTGGCACATCTTTAAGGAATGCCAAGAGAAGTTATCCCATGTGCTTTCCGGACATCCGAATTTTGAAGCAGAACTCCATAAATGTGTAAACCTGACTGAGTCCATTGAAGAGTTTGAATCTTGTTGGTTTTCCCTAATTGATAGATATTACCTCAGGGAACATGAGTGGCTTCAAACAGTTTTTTCTGATCGCCGGCAGTGGGTCCCTGTATACTTGAGGGACACTTTCTTTGCAGAAATGTCCATAACACAACGCAGCGATAGCATGAACTCCTACTTTGATGGGTATGTGAATGCATCAACAACTCTGCAGCTTTTTGTCAAGCAGTATGAGAAGGCTTTGGAAAGTCGCTATGAGAAAGAAGTTAAAGCAGATTATGATACGATTAATACTAGCCCCAGTCTAAAGACCCCATCACCGATGGAGAAACAGGCAGCTGAACTCTACACAAGGAAACTATTTATGAAATTTCAAGAGGAGCTAGTTGAGACTCTTACTTTCTTGGCGACCAAAGTTGAGGATCAGGATGCAATCAGTATCTATCGAGTAGCTAAATTTGGGGAAAGCCATAAAGCTTACTTTGTTAGATTTAATGTTCGAGAGATGAAAGCAACTTGTAGCTGCCAGATGTTTGAGTTCTCTGGCCTACTTTGTAGACATATATTGACAGTCTTCAGGGTGACCAATGTCCTCACTCTACCATCTCGCTATGTTTTGAAGCGATGGACGAGAAATGCCAAGAGTGGCGTCATATTGGAGGAACGAGCCAATGATTTGTTGAATAGTTCCCGAGAATCTCTTACTGTGCGATATAACAATCTTCGTCATGAGGCCCTTAAGTATGTAGATGAAGGTGTGAAAACCATAGACATCTACAATGTGGCAGCGGCTGCTTTACAAGAGGCAGCAGATAAAGTTGCTCTTGTAAAAAAGAATGGTGGGAGAATAGCTAATGTCAATGGAGCTGGCAGAGAAGACCGCACTACTCAGGGAAATCATGCTAGTGCTTCCTTTGGGGATCATCAATGGGGTTTAGAGCAATCTCCATCTATG
- the LOC117913031 gene encoding protein FAR1-RELATED SEQUENCE 5-like isoform X1, with protein sequence MEFEPLSMGNEVIEFDMMGIGDDAVDIEHPVDEDDFLDSSAAAVAVCASASAGEVYIPEGDTNLEPYEGMEFESEEAAKAFYNSYARRVGFSTRVSMSRRSRRDGAIIQRSFVCAKEGFRVDKEKPGRDGRVKRPRAETRVGCKAMLVVKIQDSSRWVVSGFVKEHNHELVPPDKVHCLRSHRHVSGAAKSLIDTLQGAGIGPSGIMSALIKEYGGISNVGFTERDCRNYMRSSRQRTLGGDTQLLLDYLRNMQAENPAFVYAVQGDEDQCMSNIFWADPKARMNYTYFGDTVTFDTTYRSNRYRLPFAPFTGVNHHGQPVLFGCALLINESEASFVWLFKTWLAAMSGRPPVSITTDHDRVIRLAVTQVFPVTRHRFCKWHIFKECQEKLSHVLSGHPNFEAELHKCVNLTESIEEFESCWFSLIDRYYLREHEWLQTVFSDRRQWVPVYLRDTFFAEMSITQRSDSMNSYFDGYVNASTTLQLFVKQYEKALESRYEKEVKADYDTINTSPSLKTPSPMEKQAAELYTRKLFMKFQEELVETLTFLATKVEDQDAISIYRVAKFGESHKAYFVRFNVREMKATCSCQMFEFSGLLCRHILTVFRVTNVLTLPSRYVLKRWTRNAKSGVILEERANDLLNSSRESLTVRYNNLRHEALKYVDEGVKTIDIYNVAAAALQEAADKVALVKKNGGRIANVNGAGREDRTTQGNHASASFGDHQWGLEQSPSMDDQDRKIQKLSRQLERARRKCEVYRANLLSVLKDIEEQKLQLSVKVQNIKLGMKD encoded by the coding sequence ATGGAGTTCGAACCATTGAGCATGGGTAACGAGGTGATTGAATTCGACATGATGGGGATAGGAGATGACGCCGTCGACATTGAGCATCCCGTTGACGAGGACGATTTTCTCGACTCCTCTGCTGCCGCTGTTGCTGTTTGTGCTTCTGCTTCTGCTGGGGAAGTTTACATCCCCGAAGGAGATACTAACCTTGAACCTTACGAGGGTATGGAATTTGAATCCGAAGAGGCTGCCAAGGCCTTCTACAATTCTTATGCTCGCCGTGTTGGGTTTAGTACTCGTGTCAGCATGTCTCGCCGCTCCAGGCGTGACGGAGCCATCATCCAGAGATCATTCGTCTGTGCGAAAGAGGGTTTTCGTGTTGACAAGGAGAAACCTGGCCGCGACGGCAGAGTGAAGCGCCCCCGTGCTGAAACCAGAGTTGGTTGTAAGGCCATGTTGGTGGTTAAGATTCAAGATTCAAGCAGATGGGTTGTCTCTGGGTTTGTCAAGGAACATAACCATGAGCTGGTCCCTCCTGATAAGGTGCATTGTCTCCGCTCTCACCGCCATGTTTCTGGTGCCGCCAAGTCCTTGATTGATACCTTGCAAGGCGCTGGGATTGGACCCAGTGGGATAATGTCTGCTCTTATTAAAGAATATGGTGGAATTAGCAATGTTGGATTCACAGAGCGTGACTGTAGGAATTACATGAGAAGTAGTCGGCAGAGGACCCTTGGAGGGGATACCCAGCTCCTCTTGGACTATCTAAGGAACATGCAAGCTGAGAACCCGGCCTTTGTCTATGCTGTCCAGGGAGATGAAGATCAGTGCATGAGCAACATCTTCTGGGCTGACCCAAAGGCAAGGATGAACTACACTTACTTTGGTGATACAGTTACCTTTGACACAACATACAGGTCAAACCGGTATCGGTTGCCCTTTGCACCCTTTACAGGAGTGAACCATCATGGACAGCCTGTGTTGTTTGGCTGTGCCCTCCTAATAAATGAATCTGAAGCATCATTTGTTTGGCTATTTAAAACATGGCTTGCAGCAATGTCTGGTCGTCCTCCAGTCTCAATCACTACCGATCATGATCGAGTGATTCGATTGGCCGTTACACAGGTTTTTCCAGTGACCCGTCACCGTTTCTGCAAGTGGCACATCTTTAAGGAATGCCAAGAGAAGTTATCCCATGTGCTTTCCGGACATCCGAATTTTGAAGCAGAACTCCATAAATGTGTAAACCTGACTGAGTCCATTGAAGAGTTTGAATCTTGTTGGTTTTCCCTAATTGATAGATATTACCTCAGGGAACATGAGTGGCTTCAAACAGTTTTTTCTGATCGCCGGCAGTGGGTCCCTGTATACTTGAGGGACACTTTCTTTGCAGAAATGTCCATAACACAACGCAGCGATAGCATGAACTCCTACTTTGATGGGTATGTGAATGCATCAACAACTCTGCAGCTTTTTGTCAAGCAGTATGAGAAGGCTTTGGAAAGTCGCTATGAGAAAGAAGTTAAAGCAGATTATGATACGATTAATACTAGCCCCAGTCTAAAGACCCCATCACCGATGGAGAAACAGGCAGCTGAACTCTACACAAGGAAACTATTTATGAAATTTCAAGAGGAGCTAGTTGAGACTCTTACTTTCTTGGCGACCAAAGTTGAGGATCAGGATGCAATCAGTATCTATCGAGTAGCTAAATTTGGGGAAAGCCATAAAGCTTACTTTGTTAGATTTAATGTTCGAGAGATGAAAGCAACTTGTAGCTGCCAGATGTTTGAGTTCTCTGGCCTACTTTGTAGACATATATTGACAGTCTTCAGGGTGACCAATGTCCTCACTCTACCATCTCGCTATGTTTTGAAGCGATGGACGAGAAATGCCAAGAGTGGCGTCATATTGGAGGAACGAGCCAATGATTTGTTGAATAGTTCCCGAGAATCTCTTACTGTGCGATATAACAATCTTCGTCATGAGGCCCTTAAGTATGTAGATGAAGGTGTGAAAACCATAGACATCTACAATGTGGCAGCGGCTGCTTTACAAGAGGCAGCAGATAAAGTTGCTCTTGTAAAAAAGAATGGTGGGAGAATAGCTAATGTCAATGGAGCTGGCAGAGAAGACCGCACTACTCAGGGAAATCATGCTAGTGCTTCCTTTGGGGATCATCAATGGGGTTTAGAGCAATCTCCATCTATG
- the LOC117913031 gene encoding protein FAR1-RELATED SEQUENCE 5-like isoform X4: MEFEPLSMGNEVIEFDMMGIGDDAVDIEHPVDEDDFLDSSAAAVAVCASASAGEVYIPEGDTNLEPYEGMEFESEEAAKAFYNSYARRVGFSTRVSMSRRSRRDGAIIQRSFVCAKEGFRVDKEKPGRDGRVKRPRAETRVGCKAMLVVKIQDSSRWVVSGFVKEHNHELVPPDKVHCLRSHRHVSGAAKSLIDTLQGAGIGPSGIMSALIKEYGGISNVGFTERDCRNYMRSSRQRTLGGDTQLLLDYLRNMQAENPAFVYAVQGDEDQCMSNIFWADPKARMNYTYFGDTVTFDTTYRSNRYRLPFAPFTGVNHHGQPVLFGCALLINESEASFVWLFKTWLAAMSGRPPVSITTDHDRVIRLAVTQVFPVTRHRFCKWHIFKECQEKLSHVLSGHPNFEAELHKCVNLTESIEEFESCWFSLIDRYYLREHEWLQTVFSDRRQWVPVYLRDTFFAEMSITQRSDSMNSYFDGYVNASTTLQLFVKQYEKALESRYEKEVKADYDTINTSPSLKTPSPMEKQAAELYTRKLFMKFQEELVETLTFLATKVEDQDAISIYRVAKFGESHKAYFVRFNVREMKATCSCQMFEFSGLLCRHILTVFRVTNVLTLPSRYVLKRWTRNAKSGVILEERANDLLNSSRESLTVRYNNLRHEALKYVDEGVKTIDIYNVAAAALQEAADKVALVKKNGGRIANVNGAGREDRTTQGNHASASFGDHQWGLEQSPSMVFLLHMLLQVTLLYN; the protein is encoded by the coding sequence ATGGAGTTCGAACCATTGAGCATGGGTAACGAGGTGATTGAATTCGACATGATGGGGATAGGAGATGACGCCGTCGACATTGAGCATCCCGTTGACGAGGACGATTTTCTCGACTCCTCTGCTGCCGCTGTTGCTGTTTGTGCTTCTGCTTCTGCTGGGGAAGTTTACATCCCCGAAGGAGATACTAACCTTGAACCTTACGAGGGTATGGAATTTGAATCCGAAGAGGCTGCCAAGGCCTTCTACAATTCTTATGCTCGCCGTGTTGGGTTTAGTACTCGTGTCAGCATGTCTCGCCGCTCCAGGCGTGACGGAGCCATCATCCAGAGATCATTCGTCTGTGCGAAAGAGGGTTTTCGTGTTGACAAGGAGAAACCTGGCCGCGACGGCAGAGTGAAGCGCCCCCGTGCTGAAACCAGAGTTGGTTGTAAGGCCATGTTGGTGGTTAAGATTCAAGATTCAAGCAGATGGGTTGTCTCTGGGTTTGTCAAGGAACATAACCATGAGCTGGTCCCTCCTGATAAGGTGCATTGTCTCCGCTCTCACCGCCATGTTTCTGGTGCCGCCAAGTCCTTGATTGATACCTTGCAAGGCGCTGGGATTGGACCCAGTGGGATAATGTCTGCTCTTATTAAAGAATATGGTGGAATTAGCAATGTTGGATTCACAGAGCGTGACTGTAGGAATTACATGAGAAGTAGTCGGCAGAGGACCCTTGGAGGGGATACCCAGCTCCTCTTGGACTATCTAAGGAACATGCAAGCTGAGAACCCGGCCTTTGTCTATGCTGTCCAGGGAGATGAAGATCAGTGCATGAGCAACATCTTCTGGGCTGACCCAAAGGCAAGGATGAACTACACTTACTTTGGTGATACAGTTACCTTTGACACAACATACAGGTCAAACCGGTATCGGTTGCCCTTTGCACCCTTTACAGGAGTGAACCATCATGGACAGCCTGTGTTGTTTGGCTGTGCCCTCCTAATAAATGAATCTGAAGCATCATTTGTTTGGCTATTTAAAACATGGCTTGCAGCAATGTCTGGTCGTCCTCCAGTCTCAATCACTACCGATCATGATCGAGTGATTCGATTGGCCGTTACACAGGTTTTTCCAGTGACCCGTCACCGTTTCTGCAAGTGGCACATCTTTAAGGAATGCCAAGAGAAGTTATCCCATGTGCTTTCCGGACATCCGAATTTTGAAGCAGAACTCCATAAATGTGTAAACCTGACTGAGTCCATTGAAGAGTTTGAATCTTGTTGGTTTTCCCTAATTGATAGATATTACCTCAGGGAACATGAGTGGCTTCAAACAGTTTTTTCTGATCGCCGGCAGTGGGTCCCTGTATACTTGAGGGACACTTTCTTTGCAGAAATGTCCATAACACAACGCAGCGATAGCATGAACTCCTACTTTGATGGGTATGTGAATGCATCAACAACTCTGCAGCTTTTTGTCAAGCAGTATGAGAAGGCTTTGGAAAGTCGCTATGAGAAAGAAGTTAAAGCAGATTATGATACGATTAATACTAGCCCCAGTCTAAAGACCCCATCACCGATGGAGAAACAGGCAGCTGAACTCTACACAAGGAAACTATTTATGAAATTTCAAGAGGAGCTAGTTGAGACTCTTACTTTCTTGGCGACCAAAGTTGAGGATCAGGATGCAATCAGTATCTATCGAGTAGCTAAATTTGGGGAAAGCCATAAAGCTTACTTTGTTAGATTTAATGTTCGAGAGATGAAAGCAACTTGTAGCTGCCAGATGTTTGAGTTCTCTGGCCTACTTTGTAGACATATATTGACAGTCTTCAGGGTGACCAATGTCCTCACTCTACCATCTCGCTATGTTTTGAAGCGATGGACGAGAAATGCCAAGAGTGGCGTCATATTGGAGGAACGAGCCAATGATTTGTTGAATAGTTCCCGAGAATCTCTTACTGTGCGATATAACAATCTTCGTCATGAGGCCCTTAAGTATGTAGATGAAGGTGTGAAAACCATAGACATCTACAATGTGGCAGCGGCTGCTTTACAAGAGGCAGCAGATAAAGTTGCTCTTGTAAAAAAGAATGGTGGGAGAATAGCTAATGTCAATGGAGCTGGCAGAGAAGACCGCACTACTCAGGGAAATCATGCTAGTGCTTCCTTTGGGGATCATCAATGGGGTTTAGAGCAATCTCCATCTATG